In Desulfofundulus kuznetsovii DSM 6115, the following are encoded in one genomic region:
- a CDS encoding DeoR family transcriptional regulator: MRKCKIDFNESLHPEPWRDFYIRYFPELETMDVKEDGFTDQSLRCLHHDDRKPSATVNVKSGFYVCHVCGSFSPYRFLVEIAGIAPENASYFINDYLRELYVKDEQTGNHLNKVE; the protein is encoded by the coding sequence ATGAGAAAGTGTAAAATTGATTTCAATGAATCTCTTCATCCCGAACCTTGGCGAGATTTTTATATACGCTATTTTCCAGAACTAGAAACGATGGACGTAAAGGAAGACGGCTTCACCGACCAGTCTTTGCGTTGCCTCCATCACGACGACAGGAAGCCTTCCGCAACAGTTAACGTCAAGTCCGGCTTCTACGTCTGCCATGTCTGCGGGAGCTTTTCACCGTACCGCTTTTTAGTTGAAATTGCAGGCATTGCGCCGGAAAACGCGAGCTACTTCATAAACGACTACCTCCGCGAGCTATACGTAAAAGACGAACAAACAGGAAACCACCTCAATAAGGTTGAATAA
- a CDS encoding IS110 family transposase, which yields MGVDVAKHTHYAQMINFRGEGLHKPFPFQNTISGIGDLVQQIKTIQFKHGLSKVLVAMEPTGHYWLPLACVLKTQGITVVLVNPHHVKKAKELDDNSPTKRDDKDAGVIARLARDGRFYIPHIPAGVIADIRNLVNFRGRLNKDLQQSEARINTILDLYFPEFQDVFKSVEGKAAMAALDNFPFPADLIEKPVDEVADVLSRATHNRVGLKHAELLKDKARTSVGVRDGLEGARMELRYQLRRVKEILKECELVEARLAELLREIPYAGYLLTIPGMSILQVATIVSEVGDLNNYRNARQLIKLAGLNLVENSSGTHKGRTRISKRGRAKLRCALFRVALVLVARTQEFSILHHYYTTRPNNPLKGKQSLVAICCRLLRIIFALARKGMAYNRDLVLPESHPALVHAGPVRPVAKVAA from the coding sequence GTGGGTGTAGACGTGGCCAAGCATACCCACTACGCCCAAATGATCAATTTCCGGGGGGAGGGACTGCACAAGCCGTTCCCATTCCAGAATACCATATCCGGCATTGGTGATCTAGTCCAGCAAATCAAGACGATCCAGTTTAAACACGGCCTGTCTAAAGTTCTGGTGGCCATGGAGCCTACCGGCCATTACTGGCTCCCCTTAGCCTGTGTCTTAAAAACGCAAGGGATTACGGTGGTCCTGGTCAACCCGCACCATGTCAAAAAGGCCAAGGAACTGGACGACAATTCACCAACCAAACGGGATGACAAGGATGCCGGGGTAATTGCCCGCCTGGCCAGGGATGGTCGTTTCTACATCCCGCACATTCCAGCCGGCGTAATAGCGGATATCCGCAATCTCGTCAACTTCCGGGGACGGTTAAACAAAGACCTTCAACAAAGCGAAGCGCGAATCAACACCATCCTGGACCTGTACTTTCCGGAGTTTCAAGACGTTTTCAAGTCTGTTGAAGGAAAGGCCGCCATGGCTGCCCTGGATAATTTCCCTTTCCCAGCTGACCTCATTGAAAAGCCGGTAGATGAAGTGGCTGACGTTTTAAGCCGGGCCACTCATAACCGGGTCGGGCTCAAGCATGCTGAGCTCCTAAAGGATAAAGCCAGGACCTCGGTGGGTGTAAGAGATGGCCTTGAAGGCGCCAGGATGGAGCTCCGCTACCAGCTACGCCGGGTCAAGGAAATCCTCAAGGAATGCGAGCTGGTTGAGGCCCGCCTGGCAGAACTGTTGAGGGAAATCCCTTATGCCGGGTACCTGCTCACCATCCCGGGAATGAGCATACTGCAAGTGGCCACCATAGTTTCCGAAGTGGGCGACCTGAACAACTACCGCAATGCCAGGCAGTTAATAAAGCTGGCCGGCCTGAACCTGGTGGAAAACAGTTCAGGCACCCACAAGGGAAGGACCCGCATCAGCAAGCGGGGCAGAGCAAAGCTGCGCTGCGCGCTCTTCCGGGTAGCCCTAGTTTTGGTGGCCAGAACGCAGGAATTTTCGATACTCCACCACTATTACACCACCAGGCCCAACAACCCACTGAAAGGAAAGCAGTCCCTGGTGGCCATTTGCTGCAGGCTTTTGCGCATCATCTTTGCCCTGGCACGCAAGGGAATGGCGTATAACCGGGATTTGGTTTTGCCTGAAAGCCATCCGGCCTTAGTACATGCCGGACCGGTTAGACCAGTGGCAAAAGTAGCCGCTTAG